From Trichomycterus rosablanca isolate fTriRos1 chromosome 27, fTriRos1.hap1, whole genome shotgun sequence, a single genomic window includes:
- the trmt1 gene encoding tRNA (guanine(26)-N(2))-dimethyltransferase isoform X2 — translation MQVRSALRVAHTTLLFSSTSRTPLQSRFGQTGICFSRHLSTMETEESSTRYQEPQHSSAAPGPLPGESVVKEGKAAVLFPGANEVFYNPVQEFNRDLTCAVITEFARETLAQKGIRLVVPGEKERVIISLSEEKNGKEEEEGKNGGKTEETEVKTTSVGERCEEGLRVLEGLAASGLRSVRFALEVPGLKCVTANDFSAKAAELITRNASYNNVTHLMEAKNRDASMLMYEARGRNERYDVIDLDPYGSPAGFLDAAVQAVSEGDMAVMAGNSGETCYSKYSSVSIKSRYCHEMALRIILHSLDQRANVYQRYIEPLLSVSVDFYIRVFVRVRTGQAKVKNSASKQALVYNCVGCGAFHLQRMGKKTCQGKNMKYSAATGPPVKENCEHCGQKHQLGGPIWAEPIHDVEFVQKVLSAVSGNPSRFGTSKRIEGVLSMVTEELSDVPLYYVLDQLSSTLHCNTPSMLQFRSAVLNAGYRVSLSHACKNAVKTDAPAAVLWDIMRCWEKKNPVKRERLSETSPAFHILSTEPIFQASFDIREDANPQSRKRHLVRFQENPQANWGPKARAKAGGGINAELEDKRKKFQGKRKNQITDSSQLKYFPCKKFRKGTCTFGEKCCYSHNAKHQHGEGDNGMME, via the exons ATGCAGGTGAGGTCGGCGCTGCGTGTGGCTCACACTACACTGCTCTTCTCATCTACATCTCGAACGCCTTTACAAAGCAGATTCGGACAGACAGGGATTTGCTTCAGTAGACATTTGAGCACGATGGAGACCGAGGAAAGTTCTACAAGGTATCAAGAACCTCAGCACAGCAGCGCAGCGCCTGGTCCATTGCCTGGCGAGAGTGTGGTGAAGGAGGGCAAAGCAGCTGTTTTGTTTCCTGGAGCGAATGAGGTGTTTTACAACCCAGTGCAGGAGTTTAACAGAGATCTAAC ATGTGCGGTGATTACCGAGTTTGCCCGAGAGACGCTGGCTCAGAAAGGAATACGCCTCGTCGTTCCAGGAGAGAAGGAGAGAGTCATCATCTCCCTATCAGAGGAAAAGAATGgaaaggaggaagaggaggggaAAAATGGGGGAAAAACAGAAGAGACAGAAGTCAAAACTACTTCTGTTGGAGAGCGATGTGAG GAAGGTCTGCGTGTGCTCGAGGGATTGGCAGCTTCAGGTCTTCGCTCAGTCCGATTCGCTCTCGAGGTGCCGGGACTTAAATGTGTCACAGCTAATGACTTTTCAGCGAAAGCAGCCGAGCTCATTACTCGCAACGCTTCTTATAACAACGTCACACACCTGATGGAGGCCAAAAACCGAGACGCCAG CATGCTAATGTACGAGGCCAGGGGAAGGAATGAGCGCTATGATGTCATTGATCTGGATCCATATGGAAGCCCTGCTGGCTTTCTGGATGCAGCAGTTCAGGCTGTTAGCGAAGGAG ACATGGCAGTAATGGCCGGGAATAGTGGAGAGACTTGCTACAGCAAATACAGCTCCGTCTCTATTAAATCCAGATACTGCCATGAGATG GCTCTGAGAATAATCTTGCATAGTCTGGATCAGCGTGCCAATGTGTACCAGCGCTACATCGAGCCCTTACTGAGTGTCAGTGTTGATTTCTACATACGGGTCTTCGTCAGAGTCAGAACGGGCCAGGCTAAAGTCAAGAACTCAGCCAG tAAGCAGGCTCTGGTGTATAACTGTGTGGGCTGTGGTGCATTTCACCTCCAGAGGATGGGCAAGAAAACATGCCAGGGCAAGAA tatGAAGTACTCTGCTGCTACAGGACCTCCAGTAAAAGAGAACTGTGAACACTGTGGTCAGAAACACCAG ctTGGCGGTCCGATCTGGGCAGAACCGATCCATGATGTTGAGTTTGTTCAGAAAGTTCTGTCAGCTGTTTCGGGGAACCCGTCTCGCTTTGGCACGTCCAAACGCATTGAGGGTGTTCTCAGCATGGTCACTGAG GAGCTGAGTGATGTTCCGCTCTACTACGTGTTGGATCAACTCAGCAGCACCTTACACTGCAACACACCCTCCATGCTGCAGTTCAG GTCAGCCGTGTTAAACGCAGGTTACAGAGTGTCTCTGTCACACGCCTGTAAGAATGCAGTAAAGACAGACGCCCCTGCTGCAGTTCTTTGGGACATCATGCGCTGCTGG gaAAAGAAGAACCCGGTAAAGAGGGAGAGATTATCAGAGACAAGTCCAGCTTTCCATATTCTTTCCACAGAACCAAT TTTTCAGGCCTCTTTTGACATCAGAGAAGACGCAAATCCTCAGTCACGAAAACGGCACCTTGTGCGCTTTCAAGAAAATCCCCAAGCCAACTGGGGACCCAAAGCACGTGCCAAGGCTGG aggTGGTATAAACGCTGAGTTAGAAGACAAGAGAAAAAAATTTCAGGGCAAGAGAAAGAACCAGATCACGGATTCCTCTCAGCTCAAGTATTTCCCCTGCAAGAAATTCCGCAAG GGTACCTGCACGTTTGGAGAGAAATGCTGTTATTCCCATAATGCAAAGCATCAGCACGGTGAAGGAGACAACGGCATGATGGAGTGA
- the trmt1 gene encoding tRNA (guanine(26)-N(2))-dimethyltransferase isoform X1, producing the protein MQVRSALRVAHTTLLFSSTSRTPLQSRFGQTGICFSRHLSTMETEESSTRYQEPQHSSAAPGPLPGESVVKEGKAAVLFPGANEVFYNPVQEFNRDLTCAVITEFARETLAQKGIRLVVPGEKERVIISLSEEKNGKEEEEGKNGGKTEETEVKTTSVGERCEEGLRVLEGLAASGLRSVRFALEVPGLKCVTANDFSAKAAELITRNASYNNVTHLMEAKNRDASMLMYEARGRNERYDVIDLDPYGSPAGFLDAAVQAVSEGGLLCITCTDMAVMAGNSGETCYSKYSSVSIKSRYCHEMALRIILHSLDQRANVYQRYIEPLLSVSVDFYIRVFVRVRTGQAKVKNSASKQALVYNCVGCGAFHLQRMGKKTCQGKNMKYSAATGPPVKENCEHCGQKHQLGGPIWAEPIHDVEFVQKVLSAVSGNPSRFGTSKRIEGVLSMVTEELSDVPLYYVLDQLSSTLHCNTPSMLQFRSAVLNAGYRVSLSHACKNAVKTDAPAAVLWDIMRCWEKKNPVKRERLSETSPAFHILSTEPIFQASFDIREDANPQSRKRHLVRFQENPQANWGPKARAKAGGGINAELEDKRKKFQGKRKNQITDSSQLKYFPCKKFRKGTCTFGEKCCYSHNAKHQHGEGDNGMME; encoded by the exons ATGCAGGTGAGGTCGGCGCTGCGTGTGGCTCACACTACACTGCTCTTCTCATCTACATCTCGAACGCCTTTACAAAGCAGATTCGGACAGACAGGGATTTGCTTCAGTAGACATTTGAGCACGATGGAGACCGAGGAAAGTTCTACAAGGTATCAAGAACCTCAGCACAGCAGCGCAGCGCCTGGTCCATTGCCTGGCGAGAGTGTGGTGAAGGAGGGCAAAGCAGCTGTTTTGTTTCCTGGAGCGAATGAGGTGTTTTACAACCCAGTGCAGGAGTTTAACAGAGATCTAAC ATGTGCGGTGATTACCGAGTTTGCCCGAGAGACGCTGGCTCAGAAAGGAATACGCCTCGTCGTTCCAGGAGAGAAGGAGAGAGTCATCATCTCCCTATCAGAGGAAAAGAATGgaaaggaggaagaggaggggaAAAATGGGGGAAAAACAGAAGAGACAGAAGTCAAAACTACTTCTGTTGGAGAGCGATGTGAG GAAGGTCTGCGTGTGCTCGAGGGATTGGCAGCTTCAGGTCTTCGCTCAGTCCGATTCGCTCTCGAGGTGCCGGGACTTAAATGTGTCACAGCTAATGACTTTTCAGCGAAAGCAGCCGAGCTCATTACTCGCAACGCTTCTTATAACAACGTCACACACCTGATGGAGGCCAAAAACCGAGACGCCAG CATGCTAATGTACGAGGCCAGGGGAAGGAATGAGCGCTATGATGTCATTGATCTGGATCCATATGGAAGCCCTGCTGGCTTTCTGGATGCAGCAGTTCAGGCTGTTAGCGAAGGAG GTCTTCTGTGTATTACATGTACAGACATGGCAGTAATGGCCGGGAATAGTGGAGAGACTTGCTACAGCAAATACAGCTCCGTCTCTATTAAATCCAGATACTGCCATGAGATG GCTCTGAGAATAATCTTGCATAGTCTGGATCAGCGTGCCAATGTGTACCAGCGCTACATCGAGCCCTTACTGAGTGTCAGTGTTGATTTCTACATACGGGTCTTCGTCAGAGTCAGAACGGGCCAGGCTAAAGTCAAGAACTCAGCCAG tAAGCAGGCTCTGGTGTATAACTGTGTGGGCTGTGGTGCATTTCACCTCCAGAGGATGGGCAAGAAAACATGCCAGGGCAAGAA tatGAAGTACTCTGCTGCTACAGGACCTCCAGTAAAAGAGAACTGTGAACACTGTGGTCAGAAACACCAG ctTGGCGGTCCGATCTGGGCAGAACCGATCCATGATGTTGAGTTTGTTCAGAAAGTTCTGTCAGCTGTTTCGGGGAACCCGTCTCGCTTTGGCACGTCCAAACGCATTGAGGGTGTTCTCAGCATGGTCACTGAG GAGCTGAGTGATGTTCCGCTCTACTACGTGTTGGATCAACTCAGCAGCACCTTACACTGCAACACACCCTCCATGCTGCAGTTCAG GTCAGCCGTGTTAAACGCAGGTTACAGAGTGTCTCTGTCACACGCCTGTAAGAATGCAGTAAAGACAGACGCCCCTGCTGCAGTTCTTTGGGACATCATGCGCTGCTGG gaAAAGAAGAACCCGGTAAAGAGGGAGAGATTATCAGAGACAAGTCCAGCTTTCCATATTCTTTCCACAGAACCAAT TTTTCAGGCCTCTTTTGACATCAGAGAAGACGCAAATCCTCAGTCACGAAAACGGCACCTTGTGCGCTTTCAAGAAAATCCCCAAGCCAACTGGGGACCCAAAGCACGTGCCAAGGCTGG aggTGGTATAAACGCTGAGTTAGAAGACAAGAGAAAAAAATTTCAGGGCAAGAGAAAGAACCAGATCACGGATTCCTCTCAGCTCAAGTATTTCCCCTGCAAGAAATTCCGCAAG GGTACCTGCACGTTTGGAGAGAAATGCTGTTATTCCCATAATGCAAAGCATCAGCACGGTGAAGGAGACAACGGCATGATGGAGTGA